The following are encoded in a window of Massilia sp. R2A-15 genomic DNA:
- a CDS encoding M35 family metallo-endopeptidase — MNWNQICRTGLAALACALCMGAQAATSNGVTATLTTDKHALGKTDDVVVNVTITNTSASPQYVLKWHTPFGEIEESLFKVTRDGLPVPYLGAHYKRQAPTAADYYLLKPGASHSMKVELSSMYDMSITGDYQISYDAKSLQLFYDEPAARGVAAQREIGEITSAPLTVWIDGAQPRGTMPKGPTIDELRAAQGQSLAFSKCTASQQTTIAQALSAGSAMASNGDAYMNGAKGARYVKWFGANNAARESTVKAHFASLKDAFANKPVTVDCGCKKTYYAYVYPTQPYVIYVCKAFWTAPMTGTDSKGGTLVHEMSHFNVVASTDDWVYGQSGAASLAISDPAKAIDNADSHEYFGENTPALQ, encoded by the coding sequence ATGAACTGGAACCAGATCTGCAGGACCGGACTCGCCGCGCTGGCATGCGCGCTGTGCATGGGCGCGCAGGCCGCGACCTCGAACGGCGTCACGGCCACCCTCACCACCGACAAGCATGCGCTCGGCAAAACCGACGACGTGGTGGTCAACGTGACCATCACCAACACCTCGGCCAGTCCCCAATACGTGCTGAAGTGGCATACGCCGTTCGGCGAGATCGAGGAGTCACTGTTCAAGGTCACGCGCGACGGCCTGCCCGTGCCCTACCTCGGCGCCCACTACAAGCGCCAGGCGCCGACCGCGGCCGACTACTACCTGCTCAAGCCCGGTGCGTCGCACAGCATGAAGGTCGAGCTGTCGTCGATGTACGACATGAGCATCACCGGCGACTACCAGATCAGCTACGACGCCAAATCGCTGCAGCTGTTCTACGACGAGCCGGCCGCCAGGGGCGTGGCGGCGCAGCGCGAGATCGGCGAGATCACCTCGGCGCCGCTGACGGTCTGGATCGATGGCGCGCAGCCGCGCGGCACCATGCCGAAGGGCCCTACCATCGACGAATTGCGTGCCGCGCAGGGCCAGAGCCTGGCCTTCAGCAAGTGCACGGCGTCGCAGCAGACCACCATCGCGCAGGCGCTGTCGGCCGGCTCGGCGATGGCCAGCAATGGCGACGCCTACATGAACGGCGCCAAGGGCGCGCGCTACGTCAAGTGGTTCGGCGCCAACAACGCGGCGCGCGAAAGCACCGTCAAGGCGCACTTCGCCTCGCTCAAGGATGCGTTCGCCAACAAGCCGGTCACGGTCGACTGCGGCTGCAAGAAGACCTACTACGCTTACGTCTATCCGACCCAGCCGTATGTGATTTACGTGTGCAAGGCGTTCTGGACGGCGCCGATGACGGGCACCGATTCGAAAGGCGGCACCCTGGTGCATGAGATGAGCCACTTCAATGTGGTCGCCAGCACCGACGACTGGGTGTACGGCCAGTCGGGCGCGGCCAGCCTGGCGATCAGCGATCCGGCGAAGGCGATCGACAACGCCGACTCGCACGAGTATTTTGGCGAGAATACGCCGGCGCTGCAGTAA
- the motD gene encoding flagellar motor protein MotD produces the protein MARKKYDEATDNHERWLISYADFITLLFAFFVVMYAISVVNEGKYKVFSDALGNAFGGRVAPRSTAEIPGAIQLPNIVAKRRAEALRRERERLTTLARDLTSTLAPLVKEGKVRVTQNSRGVSVEINASVLFDSGDATLTNDSREALRALAVLLRDDPHTLQVEGHTDNLQIRNPVFPSNWELSAARASAVVRLFIDSGVAPGRMTVVGHGSNIPVASNDDAEGRARNRRVAVTILSALPDATKEIPTK, from the coding sequence ATGGCGCGCAAAAAATACGACGAGGCCACCGACAACCACGAGCGCTGGCTGATCTCGTACGCCGATTTCATCACCTTGCTGTTCGCGTTCTTTGTGGTGATGTACGCGATCTCGGTGGTCAACGAGGGCAAGTACAAGGTGTTCTCGGATGCGCTGGGCAATGCCTTCGGCGGGCGCGTCGCGCCCAGATCGACGGCCGAGATTCCGGGCGCGATCCAGCTGCCCAACATCGTCGCCAAGCGCCGCGCCGAAGCGCTGCGGCGCGAGCGCGAGCGCCTGACGACGCTGGCGCGCGACCTGACATCGACGCTGGCGCCGCTGGTCAAGGAAGGCAAGGTGCGGGTGACGCAGAACAGCCGCGGCGTGAGCGTCGAGATCAATGCGAGCGTGCTGTTCGATTCGGGCGACGCCACGCTGACGAACGATTCGCGCGAAGCCTTGCGCGCGCTGGCGGTGCTGCTGCGCGACGATCCGCACACGCTGCAGGTCGAAGGGCACACCGACAATCTGCAGATCAGGAATCCGGTGTTCCCGTCGAACTGGGAATTGTCGGCCGCGCGCGCGAGCGCCGTGGTGCGGCTGTTCATCGACAGCGGCGTGGCGCCAGGGCGCATGACGGTGGTGGGGCACGGCTCGAACATCCCGGTGGCGTCGAACGACGACGCGGAAGGTCGCGCGCGCAACCGCCGCGTGGCGGTGACGATCCTGTCGGCCTTGCCCGACGCGACGAAGGAAATCCCCACCAAATAA
- a CDS encoding flagellar motor protein translates to MDWASLIGIALALAGVFLGHGLDGGKLASLVQPAAFAIVVIGTAGAVLLQTETPTFIRAMKMLRWVFRPPPSQRQTLARDIALWSNHARRDGLLSLEQHMLDTRDPFVQKGLRLMIDGIHPDKLRGLMEAEVTAYEFAQRQAAKVWESAAGYSPTIGILGAVLGLIHVMENLSDPSRLGAGIAVAFVSTVYGVGLANLFFYPIGNKLKSIVAETVTQYEILTEVFYDISSGDHSRVIDERVASLLSRP, encoded by the coding sequence GTGGACTGGGCCAGCTTAATCGGCATCGCGCTGGCGCTGGCCGGCGTGTTCCTCGGCCACGGCCTGGACGGCGGCAAGCTCGCCTCGCTGGTGCAGCCGGCCGCGTTCGCGATCGTCGTCATCGGCACGGCCGGCGCGGTGCTGCTGCAGACCGAAACGCCGACCTTCATTCGCGCGATGAAGATGCTGCGCTGGGTGTTTCGCCCGCCGCCAAGCCAGCGCCAGACGCTGGCGCGCGACATCGCGCTGTGGAGCAACCATGCGCGCCGCGACGGCCTGCTGTCGCTCGAGCAGCACATGCTCGATACGCGCGACCCCTTCGTGCAGAAGGGCCTGCGCCTGATGATCGACGGCATCCACCCGGACAAGCTGCGCGGCCTGATGGAGGCCGAGGTGACGGCCTACGAATTCGCTCAGCGCCAGGCGGCCAAGGTGTGGGAGTCGGCGGCCGGCTATTCGCCCACCATTGGCATCCTGGGCGCCGTGCTGGGCCTGATCCACGTGATGGAAAATCTGAGCGACCCGTCGCGCCTGGGCGCCGGCATCGCGGTGGCGTTCGTCTCGACCGTGTACGGGGTGGGCCTGGCGAACCTGTTCTTCTACCCGATCGGGAATAAACTCAAGTCGATCGTGGCTGAGACGGTGACGCAGTATGAAATCCTCACCGAGGTGTTCTACGACATCTCCAGCGGCGACCATTCGCGCGTGATCGACGAGCGCGTGGCGAGCCTGCTGTCGCGGCCCTGA
- a CDS encoding RNA polymerase sigma factor FliA yields the protein MYTVKGKADKNQLLTDHMPLVKRLAHHMKAKLPPSVEVDDLIQAGMIGLLDAISRYEETHGAQFETYAVLRIRGAMLDELRNSDWLPRSMRQNMRKIEAAMASLQQKLGHPPTESEVAKMLKMSLADYQEMLSDGGGHQLVYYEDFHDDDGNDSFLDRYAVDDDDPLRSLMDTGFRQAVIDAIDALPPREKILMGLYYEEELNLKEIGAVMGVSESRVSQLHTQAVARLRATLREQAWTGPA from the coding sequence ATGTATACGGTCAAAGGGAAAGCGGACAAGAACCAGCTGCTGACGGATCACATGCCGTTGGTGAAGCGGCTCGCGCACCACATGAAGGCCAAGCTGCCACCCAGCGTCGAAGTGGACGACCTGATCCAGGCCGGCATGATCGGCCTGCTCGACGCCATCAGCCGCTACGAGGAGACGCACGGCGCCCAGTTCGAAACCTATGCGGTGCTGCGCATCCGCGGCGCCATGCTCGACGAGCTGCGCAACAGCGACTGGCTGCCGCGCTCGATGCGCCAGAACATGCGCAAGATCGAGGCGGCGATGGCGTCGCTGCAGCAAAAGCTCGGCCATCCGCCGACCGAGTCGGAAGTGGCGAAGATGCTCAAGATGTCGCTGGCCGACTACCAGGAGATGCTGTCCGACGGCGGCGGCCACCAGCTGGTGTACTACGAGGACTTCCACGACGACGACGGCAACGACAGCTTCCTCGACCGCTACGCCGTGGACGACGATGATCCGCTGCGTAGTCTGATGGACACGGGCTTTCGCCAGGCCGTCATCGACGCCATCGACGCCTTGCCGCCGCGCGAGAAGATCCTGATGGGCCTGTACTACGAGGAAGAACTGAATTTGAAGGAAATCGGCGCCGTGATGGGCGTGTCGGAATCGCGCGTGTCGCAGCTGCATACGCAGGCTGTGGCGCGGTTGCGCGCAACGTTACGGGAGCAGGCGTGGACTGGGCCAGCTTAA
- a CDS encoding antiactivator of flagellar biosynthesis FleN protein, with translation MANFDFDQAEGLRRMLAGPRPRIVTFLCATPEDDKGAMLVNLGASLARAGNDVLIVDACARDYGVAQRLGLARGAGLLEVARQECGLNEVIHAAPQGFNVARMKRGAGADEARRLAKSFDVLVKQTGIVIVDGEFGAEDSFPVPIMDSAEIVVQVGTSAASITAAYSLIKRLSQTLGRRPFGILVTGATEAEAKVVYDNMCSAASRYLAVTLTSMGSVPADEYLQRAARLGRAVVDAFPLAGASVAFRRLAGRFALSGMPQLGGTTRFGS, from the coding sequence TTGGCTAATTTCGATTTCGACCAGGCCGAGGGCCTGCGCCGCATGCTCGCGGGCCCGCGCCCGCGCATCGTGACCTTTCTTTGCGCCACGCCCGAAGACGACAAGGGCGCCATGCTGGTGAACCTGGGCGCGTCGCTGGCGCGCGCCGGCAACGACGTGCTGATCGTGGACGCCTGCGCGCGCGACTACGGCGTGGCCCAGCGCCTCGGGCTGGCGCGCGGCGCCGGCCTGCTGGAAGTGGCGCGCCAGGAATGCGGCCTGAACGAAGTGATCCACGCGGCGCCGCAAGGCTTCAACGTGGCGCGCATGAAACGCGGCGCCGGCGCCGACGAGGCGCGCCGCCTGGCCAAGAGCTTCGACGTGCTGGTCAAGCAGACCGGCATCGTCATCGTCGATGGCGAGTTCGGCGCCGAGGACAGCTTTCCCGTGCCGATCATGGACAGCGCCGAGATCGTCGTGCAGGTCGGCACCTCGGCCGCCTCGATCACGGCCGCCTACAGCCTGATCAAGCGCCTGTCGCAGACCCTGGGCCGGCGCCCGTTCGGCATCCTCGTGACCGGTGCGACGGAAGCCGAAGCGAAGGTGGTATACGATAATATGTGTTCTGCGGCAAGCCGCTACCTGGCGGTGACGCTGACGTCGATGGGCTCGGTGCCAGCCGACGAGTACCTGCAGCGCGCGGCGCGGCTGGGACGCGCGGTGGTCGATGCCTTTCCGCTGGCGGGCGCGTCGGTCGCGTTTCGCCGCCTGGCCGGGCGTTTTGCCCTGTCCGGAATGCCTCAGCTTGGGGGAACCACCCGTTTTGGCTCATAA
- the flhF gene encoding flagellar biosynthesis protein FlhF, which produces MNVKKFTAATSREALRKVRDALGPDAVILSNRPVDGIVEILALDNDDVASISAPPHGSEMAQPAPALHVPENYANRRAPQPQQDNVDMAAMQSMMAAAIAHAKDSAAAEMSAMMNEVRAMRGLMETQLAAISWGTTQQREPEKATVLRQMLAAGFSANLARYLVEKMPSGKSEADSARWIKTVLERNLTSMTDEDEILDKGGVFALVGPTGVGKTTSTAKLAARCVMRHGPEKLALITTDAYRIGGHEQLRIYGKILGVMVHSVKDEADLRIALKELRNKHTVLIDTVGVSQRDQMVTEQVAMLSETGADVKRLLCLNATSTNETLNEVVRAYQGSGLAGCIMTKMDEAASIGNVLDVVIRQKLRLFYISNGQRVPEDLHLADKAMLIDRAFRLTREQAATQYADSDLPLLMAQAGNVNGDRSLREVSLG; this is translated from the coding sequence ATGAATGTCAAAAAATTTACCGCCGCCACCTCGCGTGAAGCCTTGCGCAAAGTGCGCGACGCGCTCGGTCCGGACGCCGTCATTCTGTCGAACCGCCCGGTCGACGGCATTGTCGAAATCCTCGCGCTGGACAACGACGACGTCGCCTCCATCTCCGCGCCGCCGCACGGCAGCGAAATGGCTCAGCCGGCGCCGGCCCTGCACGTGCCTGAAAATTACGCCAACCGCCGCGCGCCGCAGCCGCAGCAGGACAACGTCGACATGGCCGCGATGCAGTCGATGATGGCCGCCGCAATCGCCCACGCCAAGGACAGCGCCGCCGCCGAGATGTCGGCCATGATGAACGAGGTGCGCGCCATGCGTGGCCTGATGGAAACCCAGCTGGCCGCGATCTCCTGGGGCACCACCCAGCAGCGCGAGCCGGAAAAGGCCACCGTGCTGCGCCAGATGCTGGCCGCCGGCTTTTCCGCCAACCTGGCGCGTTACCTGGTCGAGAAAATGCCGTCCGGTAAAAGCGAAGCCGACAGCGCGCGCTGGATCAAGACCGTGCTCGAACGTAACCTCACTTCCATGACCGACGAGGACGAGATCCTCGACAAGGGCGGCGTGTTCGCCCTGGTCGGCCCGACCGGCGTGGGCAAGACCACCAGCACGGCCAAGCTGGCGGCGCGCTGCGTGATGCGCCACGGCCCGGAAAAGCTGGCCCTAATCACCACCGACGCCTATCGTATCGGCGGCCACGAGCAGCTGCGCATCTACGGCAAGATCCTCGGCGTGATGGTGCACTCGGTCAAGGACGAGGCGGACCTGCGCATCGCCCTGAAGGAACTGCGCAACAAGCACACCGTGCTGATTGACACCGTCGGCGTGTCGCAGCGCGACCAGATGGTCACCGAGCAGGTGGCGATGCTGTCCGAAACCGGCGCCGACGTGAAGCGCCTGCTGTGCCTGAACGCCACCTCGACCAACGAGACCCTGAACGAAGTGGTGCGCGCCTACCAGGGCAGCGGCCTGGCCGGCTGCATTATGACCAAGATGGACGAAGCGGCCTCGATCGGCAACGTGCTCGACGTGGTGATCCGCCAGAAGCTGCGCCTGTTCTACATCTCGAACGGCCAGCGCGTGCCGGAAGACCTGCACCTGGCCGACAAAGCGATGCTGATCGACCGCGCCTTCCGCCTCACGCGCGAGCAGGCCGCCACCCAGTACGCCGACAGCGACCTGCCGCTGCTGATGGCGCAGGCCGGCAACGTCAATGGCGACCGCAGCCTGCGCGAGGTGTCGCTTGGCTAA
- a CDS encoding acyltransferase — protein MIKVRGIDSIRALAAIWVFLSHLGKIPLESHLGTGRMVSLLLSIYGTLFNGTAAVVIFFIISGICIRLASQAESLELGPFWVRRFVRVGGPLLCAVGLSHFVFGSTDVLDAVLWSLYCELIYYFIYPFLCSMASKIGWPLMIVTSLIAACALVSVKDDHNGFLWTYGVGLSWILGLPSWLLGVYVADNLRAPGWMPTFWPRRALWGAMWLASSVALVAHFHSPLSYKYTMIPFGLMASWWLLVELRAAANEKENAILTWIGTWSYSLYLCHKIAIGLIVMAGFSIEKELLAFAAALILGLVMSYAFFRLIERPFHELARRLSKGAPVIFTTRVAAQ, from the coding sequence GTGATCAAAGTTCGCGGTATAGACAGCATTCGCGCGTTGGCCGCGATATGGGTATTCCTGTCCCACTTGGGGAAGATTCCACTAGAGTCGCACTTGGGAACCGGCCGCATGGTATCGCTGCTGTTGAGCATCTACGGAACCCTGTTCAACGGCACGGCGGCCGTCGTCATCTTCTTCATCATTTCCGGAATTTGCATTCGTCTGGCGTCCCAGGCCGAATCGCTCGAACTCGGTCCGTTCTGGGTGCGCCGTTTCGTCCGCGTCGGCGGTCCGCTGCTTTGCGCCGTAGGTCTCTCGCATTTCGTGTTCGGCAGCACTGACGTGCTCGACGCCGTGCTGTGGTCGCTGTACTGCGAACTAATCTACTATTTTATTTACCCGTTCCTCTGCTCCATGGCTTCGAAAATCGGCTGGCCGCTGATGATTGTGACGTCCCTCATAGCGGCCTGCGCGCTGGTCTCCGTGAAGGATGACCACAACGGCTTCCTGTGGACCTATGGTGTCGGGCTGTCGTGGATTCTCGGTCTGCCGAGCTGGCTGCTGGGGGTCTATGTCGCTGATAACCTTCGTGCACCCGGTTGGATGCCGACGTTTTGGCCGCGGCGGGCCCTCTGGGGGGCCATGTGGTTGGCATCATCGGTAGCGCTGGTTGCGCACTTCCATTCCCCGCTCTCTTACAAATACACCATGATCCCCTTCGGCTTGATGGCGAGTTGGTGGCTGCTGGTGGAATTGCGGGCTGCCGCTAACGAGAAAGAAAACGCGATCCTTACTTGGATAGGTACATGGAGCTATTCCCTGTACCTGTGCCACAAGATCGCGATCGGTTTAATTGTCATGGCCGGGTTCAGTATTGAGAAAGAGCTTCTGGCGTTCGCTGCGGCGCTGATCTTGGGATTGGTTATGTCGTACGCCTTCTTTCGTCTCATCGAGCGCCCGTTCCACGAATTGGCGCGCCGGCTTTCAAAAGGCGCGCCCGTTATTTTCACAACGAGGGTCGCCGCTCAGTAG